One uncultured Jannaschia sp. DNA segment encodes these proteins:
- a CDS encoding trimethylamine methyltransferase family protein, with product MDDQIAEAPKRKRSGGRRGHQDRAGTAIIEQMPFRQPRNPDRPTEPLDEDGIAAIHAGVLRILSEIGIEFLNPEAVAHLKRAGCKVEGTNVRMDADFVTEMVARAPSEFTITPRNPDRMLRIGGNWMAFGNVSSPPNYWDLTTGKVSGTMDRYVELIKLTQYFNCIHFAGGYPVEAIDVHASVRHLDCLYEKLVLTDKVVHAYSLGRERVEDVMEMTRIAGGLTHEEFEATPRMYTNINSVSPLKHDFPMLEGAMMHAMRGQPVIVTPFTLAGAMAPVTMSGAVALSLAEGLAAIALLQFIAPGAPVAIGTFTSNVDMKSGAPAFGTPEYIRATQMTGQMARFYDLPMRASGSCAANVPDGQAMWETTAALWSAVQSGTNIIYHAAGWLEGGLIASPEKFVMDCEVLQQIQRYFDPAITATTPEDIGVDAIREVGPDGHFFGCQHTQDRYQTAFYQPFLSDWRNYEAWDAAGAVWTPQRAYDLSRRIIDEFEAPAMDAAIREELQDFVARRKAEGGAPTDF from the coding sequence ATGGACGACCAGATCGCAGAAGCCCCGAAGCGCAAACGTTCCGGTGGACGGCGCGGCCATCAGGACCGCGCGGGCACCGCGATCATCGAACAGATGCCCTTTCGCCAACCGCGCAATCCCGACCGCCCGACCGAGCCGCTGGACGAGGACGGCATCGCCGCGATCCATGCGGGCGTGCTTCGCATCCTCTCGGAGATCGGGATCGAGTTCCTCAATCCCGAGGCGGTCGCCCACCTGAAGCGGGCGGGCTGCAAGGTCGAGGGCACGAACGTCAGGATGGACGCGGATTTCGTGACCGAGATGGTCGCCCGCGCCCCGTCGGAATTCACGATCACGCCGCGCAATCCCGACCGCATGTTGCGCATCGGCGGCAACTGGATGGCGTTCGGCAATGTCTCGAGCCCGCCGAACTACTGGGATCTGACGACCGGCAAGGTGTCGGGCACGATGGACCGCTATGTCGAGCTCATCAAGCTGACGCAGTATTTCAACTGCATCCATTTCGCCGGCGGCTACCCGGTCGAGGCGATCGACGTTCATGCGAGCGTGCGCCATCTCGACTGCCTCTATGAAAAGCTCGTGCTGACCGACAAGGTCGTCCACGCCTATTCGCTGGGCCGCGAGCGGGTCGAGGACGTGATGGAGATGACCAGGATCGCGGGCGGTCTCACCCACGAGGAGTTCGAGGCGACCCCGCGGATGTACACCAACATCAACTCGGTCAGCCCGCTGAAGCACGATTTTCCGATGCTCGAAGGCGCGATGATGCACGCGATGCGCGGCCAACCGGTCATCGTCACACCCTTCACGTTGGCCGGTGCGATGGCCCCGGTGACCATGTCGGGTGCGGTTGCGCTCAGTCTCGCCGAGGGGCTCGCCGCCATCGCGCTCCTCCAGTTCATCGCCCCCGGCGCGCCCGTCGCGATCGGCACGTTTACCTCGAATGTCGACATGAAGAGCGGGGCGCCCGCCTTCGGCACGCCCGAATACATCCGCGCCACCCAGATGACGGGCCAGATGGCGCGGTTCTACGATCTTCCGATGCGGGCGTCAGGCTCCTGCGCGGCCAACGTGCCCGACGGTCAGGCCATGTGGGAGACGACCGCCGCGCTCTGGTCCGCGGTCCAGTCGGGGACGAACATCATCTACCACGCCGCGGGCTGGCTTGAGGGCGGCCTGATCGCCAGCCCCGAGAAATTCGTCATGGATTGCGAGGTTCTCCAGCAGATCCAGCGGTACTTCGACCCGGCCATCACCGCGACCACGCCCGAGGATATCGGTGTCGATGCGATCCGCGAGGTCGGGCCGGACGGGCATTTCTTCGGCTGCCAGCACACCCAGGACCGCTACCAGACGGCCTTCTACCAGCCGTTTCTGTCGGACTGGCGCAACTACGAGGCATGGGACGCCGCGGGGGCGGTCTGGACGCCGCAACGCGCTTACGACCTGTCGCGCCGCATCATTGACGAGTTCGAGGCCCCGGCCATGGACGCGGCCATCCGCGAGGAATTGCAGGACTTCGTTGCCCGCCGGAAGGCCGAGGGCGGCGCACCGACGGATTTCTGA
- a CDS encoding heme NO-binding domain-containing protein, which translates to MHGLMFKAAEGYVTANHGAELWTRVTQAVGIPFDRFHSMRSYDPDLMVALMDAISHELGRSPPAVMEDIGHWICVHPPLDGVRRLIRFGGPSFEDLILSLDDMRGRVRMALPDLELPTHRVRELGNGEYEIDSEYWMLGVSAVTTGMLRAMADDYGTLAVIRVKNYGCIDGVWHETVSVSVVDPDFQAPRDFRLSGAA; encoded by the coding sequence ATGCATGGCCTGATGTTCAAGGCGGCCGAAGGCTACGTGACGGCCAATCACGGGGCCGAGCTGTGGACGCGGGTCACGCAGGCGGTGGGGATACCGTTCGACCGGTTTCATTCCATGCGATCCTACGACCCTGATCTGATGGTCGCGCTGATGGACGCGATCTCGCACGAACTGGGCCGTAGCCCGCCCGCCGTGATGGAGGATATCGGCCATTGGATCTGCGTCCATCCGCCGCTCGACGGGGTGCGCCGCCTGATCCGGTTCGGCGGTCCCAGCTTTGAGGATCTGATCCTGTCGCTCGACGACATGCGCGGCCGGGTCCGCATGGCCCTTCCCGATCTGGAGCTGCCGACGCACCGCGTGCGCGAGCTGGGAAATGGCGAATACGAGATCGACTCCGAGTACTGGATGCTGGGCGTGTCCGCCGTCACGACGGGTATGCTCCGGGCGATGGCCGACGATTACGGCACGCTCGCCGTGATCCGGGTCAAGAACTATGGCTGTATCGACGGCGTCTGGCACGAAACGGTGTCGGTCAGCGTCGTCGATCCGGATTTCCAGGCGCCGCGCGACTTCCGGCTGAGCGGGGCCGCATGA
- a CDS encoding GGDEF domain-containing protein — translation MTEMQISVDALDALLPLAIAFDAEGRVDHVGPTIEKMAPGGLGRPLAEIIRLRRPDRPVTVPCLLADTRRRHVLELRLERSGAPDLAPTRLRGLVVGRGDGGGVIRLGLGTTVAETVARHDLTVHDFATTDPTIELLFVMEAQRAILTEFRRLDRRIEEARQRAARQAETDRLTGLRNRRAMDSHLERLIQNPGAGFGLMQLDLDHFKAVNDTLGHAAGDRVLEEVARILGEETRKADMVARIGGDEFILLIADCADPDLLRTIAERIIARLGEPIDWHGTLCHISGSIGVTLSRDYDAPAPARMMADADAALYASKNAGRARVSFAAPSATPN, via the coding sequence ATGACCGAGATGCAGATCTCCGTGGATGCGCTGGACGCCTTGTTGCCCCTTGCCATCGCCTTCGATGCGGAAGGTCGTGTCGACCATGTCGGGCCAACGATCGAGAAGATGGCGCCGGGCGGGCTGGGCCGACCGCTGGCCGAAATCATCCGCCTCAGGCGCCCGGACCGTCCGGTCACGGTGCCGTGCCTTCTGGCCGATACGCGGCGCCGCCATGTTCTCGAACTCCGACTTGAACGGAGCGGCGCGCCGGATCTGGCGCCGACGCGGCTGCGCGGGCTGGTGGTCGGGCGCGGGGACGGCGGCGGCGTGATCCGCCTCGGACTCGGGACGACGGTGGCCGAGACGGTCGCGCGCCATGACCTGACGGTGCACGACTTCGCCACGACCGACCCCACGATCGAGTTGCTCTTCGTGATGGAAGCGCAGCGCGCGATCCTGACCGAGTTCCGCAGGCTCGACCGCCGGATCGAGGAGGCGCGCCAACGCGCCGCCCGCCAGGCCGAGACCGATCGCCTGACGGGGCTACGCAATCGCCGCGCCATGGACAGCCATCTCGAACGACTGATCCAGAATCCGGGGGCGGGCTTCGGGCTGATGCAGCTCGACCTCGATCACTTCAAGGCCGTGAACGACACGCTCGGACATGCGGCGGGCGACCGCGTCCTCGAGGAGGTGGCGCGCATTTTGGGCGAGGAGACCCGGAAGGCCGACATGGTCGCGCGGATCGGCGGCGACGAGTTCATCCTGCTGATCGCCGATTGTGCAGACCCGGACCTGCTGCGCACCATCGCCGAACGGATCATCGCCCGGCTGGGCGAACCGATCGATTGGCACGGAACGCTCTGCCACATTTCGGGCAGCATCGGCGTCACGCTGTCGCGCGACTATGACGCCCCGGCGCCCGCGCGCATGATGGCCGATGCAGATGCCGCACTCTATGCCTCGAAAAACGCCGGTCGCGCCCGCGTGTCCTTCGCCGCCCCGTCGGCCACACCGAACTGA
- the recJ gene encoding single-stranded-DNA-specific exonuclease RecJ: protein MGDAPWLGVAASATGRRWTGLDPEQDRLAQAIAQTGQPHALARHLARRGVLPDEVPGFLAPKLRDLLPDPMTLRDMGVATDRLLAAVAGRQRIAIFADYDVDGASSAALLVWWLRALDRTATLYVPDRIDEGYGPNAPAIAALAADHDLIICVDCGTLSHEALAAAGPTDVMVLDHHLGAETLPDVLAVVNPNRQDEDGTLAHLCAAAVVFLVLVEANRRLRADGRSGPDLMAMLDLVALATVADVAPLVGVNRALVQQGLTVLARRARPGLVALGDLARLDGPPSSYHLGFLLGPRINAGGRIGAADLGARLLSTRDPSEAAALAERLDALNGERRAIEARVTEAAKAQAATRDGTVAWAAGEGWHPGVVGIAAARLKEATHRPAVVIGLREDGLGQGSARSVSGVDLGAAIQRLAAEGWLVKGGGHRMAAGLTVEAARIDGAMARLGELIARQDAALGRPGDLRIDGTLMPGAVTPELVRALNAAGPFGQAASAPRFAFPDLRVAHAHPVGEDHLKLTLGDGGPTRLDAIAFRAGTSGIAAAIDRAAGAPIHVAGRVELNRWQGRETAQLKVEDVALASETEGG from the coding sequence ATGGGCGACGCGCCCTGGCTGGGCGTCGCCGCCTCGGCCACCGGTCGCCGCTGGACCGGGCTCGATCCCGAGCAGGACCGGTTGGCGCAAGCGATCGCACAGACCGGGCAGCCCCACGCGCTCGCCCGGCACCTCGCGCGGCGCGGCGTTCTCCCCGACGAGGTGCCGGGCTTTCTTGCGCCGAAGCTGCGCGACCTGCTCCCGGATCCGATGACCCTGCGCGACATGGGCGTCGCGACCGATCGGCTGCTGGCGGCGGTTGCCGGGCGCCAGCGGATCGCGATCTTCGCGGATTACGACGTCGACGGGGCGTCTTCGGCCGCCCTTCTCGTCTGGTGGCTCCGCGCGCTCGACAGGACCGCGACGCTCTATGTCCCCGACCGCATCGACGAGGGTTATGGCCCCAACGCGCCCGCCATCGCAGCCCTGGCGGCGGATCACGACCTGATCATCTGCGTGGATTGCGGCACGCTCTCGCACGAGGCGCTGGCCGCCGCGGGGCCGACCGACGTGATGGTCCTCGACCACCATCTCGGCGCGGAAACGCTGCCCGACGTGCTGGCCGTGGTGAACCCGAACCGGCAGGACGAGGACGGCACCCTTGCCCATCTTTGCGCGGCGGCGGTCGTGTTCCTCGTGCTCGTCGAAGCCAATCGCCGGTTGCGCGCGGACGGCCGGTCAGGCCCGGATCTGATGGCGATGCTGGACCTCGTGGCGCTTGCAACCGTGGCCGATGTCGCACCGCTCGTGGGCGTGAACCGCGCGCTGGTGCAGCAGGGTCTGACGGTGCTGGCGCGGCGTGCGCGGCCCGGTCTCGTGGCGTTGGGCGACCTGGCGCGGCTGGACGGGCCGCCGTCGAGCTATCATCTGGGCTTCCTGCTCGGGCCCCGCATCAATGCGGGCGGACGGATCGGGGCGGCCGATCTGGGCGCGCGGCTGCTGTCGACGCGCGACCCGTCCGAGGCCGCCGCCCTGGCCGAACGGCTCGATGCGCTCAATGGCGAGCGCCGCGCCATCGAGGCCCGCGTGACCGAAGCCGCCAAGGCGCAGGCCGCCACCCGCGACGGCACGGTCGCATGGGCGGCAGGCGAGGGCTGGCACCCGGGCGTCGTCGGCATCGCCGCCGCGCGCCTGAAGGAGGCCACCCACCGGCCGGCCGTGGTGATCGGCCTGCGCGAGGATGGCCTGGGCCAGGGTTCCGCGCGTTCCGTCTCGGGCGTCGATCTGGGTGCGGCGATCCAGCGGCTCGCCGCCGAGGGGTGGCTCGTAAAGGGCGGCGGGCACCGGATGGCCGCAGGCCTGACCGTCGAGGCGGCGCGCATCGACGGCGCCATGGCGCGCCTGGGCGAATTGATCGCGCGGCAGGACGCGGCGCTGGGGCGGCCCGGCGATCTGCGGATCGACGGGACGCTGATGCCGGGGGCGGTGACGCCCGAGCTGGTGCGCGCGCTCAACGCCGCCGGGCCCTTCGGACAGGCGGCATCGGCGCCGCGCTTCGCGTTCCCGGACCTGCGCGTCGCCCATGCACATCCCGTGGGCGAGGACCACCTCAAGCTCACCCTCGGCGATGGCGGCCCGACCCGTCTCGACGCGATCGCGTTTCGCGCCGGCACAAGCGGGATCGCCGCCGCGATCGACCGGGCCGCGGGTGCTCCGATCCATGTCGCGGGGCGCGTCGAACTCAATCGCTGGCAGGGCCGCGAAACCGCGCAATTGAAGGTCGAAGACGTCGCGCTGGCCTCGGAAACCGAGGGCGGATGA
- the glpX gene encoding class II fructose-bisphosphatase, with amino-acid sequence MTKPDFNDRMLSLGLARVSEAAALASARLIGRGDEKAADQAAVNAMRDQLNLLDIAGTVVIGEGERDEAPMLFIGEEVGTGNGPQVDIALDPLEGTTLTAKDMPNALTVIAMGPRGSMLHAPDVYMDKLAVGPGYRTGVVTMDMTPSERVNALAAAKGCSTEDITVCVLERPRHQHLIEEIRSTDAAIRLITDGDVAGIIHTAEAQKTGIDMYMGSGGAPEGVLAAAALKCMGGQMFGRLTFRNDDERGRAKKAGITNFDRVYTRDDMVTEDVIFAATGVTDGSILAGIRREVGYLTAETILMRSKTGSVRRMTYRNPV; translated from the coding sequence ATGACCAAACCCGATTTCAACGACCGGATGCTGTCCCTGGGCCTGGCCCGCGTGTCCGAGGCCGCAGCCCTCGCCTCCGCCCGCCTGATCGGGCGCGGCGACGAGAAGGCCGCCGACCAGGCCGCGGTCAACGCCATGCGCGACCAGCTCAACCTGCTCGACATCGCGGGCACCGTCGTCATCGGCGAAGGCGAGCGGGACGAGGCCCCGATGCTCTTCATCGGCGAGGAGGTCGGCACCGGCAACGGCCCCCAGGTCGATATCGCGCTGGACCCGCTGGAAGGGACCACGCTGACCGCCAAGGACATGCCGAACGCCCTGACCGTCATCGCGATGGGGCCGCGCGGATCGATGCTGCACGCGCCCGACGTCTACATGGACAAGCTGGCCGTCGGGCCCGGTTATCGCACCGGAGTCGTCACCATGGACATGACCCCGTCCGAGCGGGTGAACGCGCTGGCCGCGGCCAAGGGCTGTTCGACCGAAGATATCACCGTCTGCGTCCTCGAGCGGCCGCGCCACCAGCACCTGATCGAGGAGATCCGCAGCACCGACGCTGCGATCCGCCTGATCACCGATGGCGATGTCGCGGGCATCATCCACACCGCCGAGGCGCAGAAGACCGGCATCGACATGTATATGGGCTCGGGCGGCGCGCCCGAGGGCGTGCTCGCGGCCGCTGCGCTGAAATGCATGGGGGGCCAGATGTTCGGACGCCTGACCTTCCGCAACGACGACGAGCGGGGGCGCGCGAAGAAGGCCGGGATCACCAATTTCGACCGGGTCTATACCCGCGACGACATGGTGACCGAAGACGTGATCTTCGCCGCGACCGGTGTCACCGACGGCTCGATCCTGGCGGGTATACGGCGCGAGGTCGGCTACCTAACGGCCGAGACGATCCTGATGCGCTCGAAGACCGGGTCGGTCCGACGCATGACCTACCGCAACCCGGTCTGA
- the mgrA gene encoding L-glyceraldehyde 3-phosphate reductase, whose protein sequence is MARKPKVFRPAYRPAADRYDRMVYRRSGRSGLRLPAISLGLWHNFGDDTPHALKREICTTAFDHGITHFDLANNYGPEPGSAETAFGQILREEFHGLRDQLIVSSKAGYDMWPGPYGEWGSRKYLVASCDQSLKRLGLDYVDIFYSHRFDPDTPLDETMGALDHIVRSGRALYVGISSYNSERTREAAAILRDLGTPCVIHQPSYNMLNRWVERDGLLDTLEDEGIGSIAFTPLAQGLLTKKYLGGIPEGSRASQGKSLDPDTVTPEMIEALTGLNEIAAARGQTLAQMALAWVLRGGRVTTALIGASRPEQVMDCAGAVGNLEFSEDELARIDALAGEKGLNLWAASSEDV, encoded by the coding sequence ATGGCCCGCAAACCCAAAGTCTTCAGGCCCGCCTACCGCCCTGCCGCGGACCGCTACGACCGGATGGTCTATCGCAGGTCGGGTCGGTCGGGTCTCCGCCTGCCCGCGATCTCGCTGGGACTCTGGCACAATTTCGGGGACGACACGCCCCACGCGCTCAAGCGCGAGATCTGCACGACGGCCTTCGACCATGGCATCACGCATTTCGACCTCGCCAACAATTACGGCCCCGAACCGGGTTCGGCCGAGACCGCCTTCGGGCAGATCCTGCGCGAAGAGTTCCACGGATTGCGCGACCAACTCATCGTGTCGTCCAAGGCAGGCTACGACATGTGGCCCGGCCCCTATGGTGAATGGGGCAGCCGGAAGTATCTGGTCGCCTCCTGCGACCAGTCGCTCAAGCGCCTCGGCCTCGACTATGTCGACATTTTCTACAGCCATCGCTTCGACCCCGACACGCCGCTGGACGAAACGATGGGCGCGCTCGACCATATCGTCCGGTCGGGGCGCGCGCTTTACGTGGGGATTTCGTCCTACAACTCCGAGCGCACGCGCGAAGCGGCAGCGATCCTGCGCGATTTGGGGACGCCCTGCGTGATCCACCAGCCGAGCTACAACATGCTCAACCGCTGGGTCGAACGCGACGGCCTCCTCGACACGCTGGAGGATGAAGGCATCGGGTCGATCGCCTTCACGCCGCTGGCGCAGGGCCTTCTTACGAAGAAATATCTCGGCGGCATCCCCGAGGGCAGCCGTGCCTCTCAGGGCAAGTCGCTCGACCCCGACACGGTCACGCCCGAGATGATCGAAGCGCTGACCGGGCTGAACGAAATCGCCGCCGCGCGCGGCCAGACGCTCGCACAGATGGCGCTGGCCTGGGTGCTGCGGGGCGGCCGCGTGACGACCGCGCTGATCGGCGCCTCGCGCCCCGAACAGGTCATGGATTGCGCCGGCGCCGTCGGCAATCTCGAATTCTCGGAAGACGAATTGGCCCGGATCGACGCGCTCGCCGGCGAAAAGGGCCTCAATCTCTGGGCCGCCTCCTCCGAGGATGTCTGA
- a CDS encoding homoserine dehydrogenase: MTTPLRLGIAGLGTVGAGVVKIVQGHGDLLAARTGRRIEIAAVSARTRNKDRGVDLSDYAWEDDPVALARRDDVDLFVELVGGSDGPAKAAVEAALDAGKPVVTANKAMLALHGQDLAERAEASGAALRFEAAVAGGIPCVKALTEGLAGNEVTRVMGVMNGTCNYILTRMESSGLPYADIFEEANGLGYLEADPTLDVGGIDAGHKLAILSAIAFGTQVDFDGVQLQGIERVSIDDIRRARDMGYRIKLLGVAARTESGIEQSMRPTLVPENSPLGQLEGGANMVVIEGDAVGQIVLQGPGAGEGPTASAVMADVADIARGLVPLPFGRPAATLARAVRANAATACAHYLRLTLKDEPGALARVATVLGQHGVSIDRMRQYDHAAGDAPVLIVTHPCPPSDLAGALGGVMDTGVVSGEPVALQIQNT; encoded by the coding sequence ATGACCACCCCCCTTCGCCTCGGGATTGCGGGTCTCGGCACCGTCGGTGCGGGCGTCGTCAAGATCGTCCAGGGCCACGGCGACCTTCTGGCCGCGCGCACCGGGCGCCGGATCGAGATCGCCGCCGTCTCGGCCCGGACCCGCAACAAGGATCGCGGCGTCGACCTGTCGGACTACGCGTGGGAGGACGATCCAGTCGCGCTGGCCCGCCGCGACGACGTGGACCTCTTCGTCGAGCTGGTCGGCGGGTCGGACGGACCGGCCAAGGCGGCGGTCGAGGCGGCACTGGACGCAGGCAAACCTGTCGTGACGGCGAACAAGGCGATGCTGGCCCTGCATGGCCAGGACCTCGCCGAGAGGGCCGAGGCCAGCGGCGCGGCGCTCCGCTTCGAGGCGGCGGTCGCGGGCGGCATCCCCTGCGTCAAGGCGCTGACCGAAGGGCTTGCCGGCAACGAGGTCACCCGCGTGATGGGCGTGATGAACGGCACCTGCAACTATATCCTGACGCGGATGGAATCGTCGGGTCTGCCCTATGCGGACATTTTCGAGGAGGCGAACGGACTCGGCTATCTCGAAGCCGATCCGACGCTCGACGTGGGCGGTATCGACGCGGGTCACAAGCTGGCGATCCTCTCGGCCATCGCCTTCGGGACGCAGGTCGATTTCGACGGCGTCCAGCTTCAGGGGATCGAGCGCGTCTCGATCGACGACATCCGCCGTGCCCGCGACATGGGCTACCGCATCAAGCTCCTGGGCGTGGCCGCGCGCACCGAAAGCGGTATCGAGCAATCCATGCGCCCCACCCTCGTTCCCGAGAACAGTCCGCTGGGCCAGCTCGAGGGCGGCGCCAACATGGTGGTGATCGAAGGCGACGCGGTGGGCCAGATCGTTCTGCAGGGCCCAGGCGCGGGCGAAGGCCCGACCGCCAGCGCCGTGATGGCCGATGTGGCCGACATCGCGCGGGGGCTGGTCCCCCTGCCCTTCGGACGGCCCGCCGCGACGCTGGCCCGCGCGGTCCGCGCCAACGCGGCCACGGCCTGCGCCCATTACCTGCGCCTGACACTGAAGGACGAGCCCGGCGCGCTGGCGCGCGTTGCGACCGTCCTCGGACAGCACGGCGTCTCGATCGACCGGATGCGCCAATACGACCATGCGGCAGGCGACGCGCCCGTCCTGATCGTGACCCATCCCTGCCCGCCCTCGGATCTCGCCGGCGCATTGGGCGGCGTCATGGACACCGGCGTCGTGTCGGGCGAGCCCGTCGCACTCCAGATCCAGAACACCTGA
- a CDS encoding TetR/AcrR family transcriptional regulator: protein MARPSGSDAGVTGPRVRQAAERLFARYGYAAVSMRQIAAEVGIGAGALYHYTPDKQALLADMMRAHLEGLLDAWHAADPGGDPIRRLDAFARFHIRFNLDRSDAVFVANMELRALEPGNFEEIETLRRRYESVPEEIVSAGAAAGVMSAPDVKLAGMALIAMLTGVNTWFRDGGRLDRAAVEAIYADMARGMVGA, encoded by the coding sequence ATGGCCCGACCCAGCGGATCCGATGCCGGCGTGACCGGCCCGCGCGTGCGGCAGGCGGCGGAACGGCTCTTTGCGCGGTATGGCTATGCCGCCGTCTCGATGCGGCAGATCGCGGCCGAAGTCGGGATCGGGGCCGGGGCGCTCTACCATTACACGCCCGACAAGCAGGCGCTTCTGGCCGACATGATGCGCGCCCATCTCGAAGGCCTGCTCGACGCCTGGCACGCGGCCGATCCGGGCGGCGACCCCATCCGGCGGCTGGACGCCTTCGCGCGGTTCCACATCCGGTTCAACCTCGACCGGTCCGACGCCGTCTTCGTGGCCAACATGGAGCTTCGCGCGCTGGAGCCGGGGAATTTCGAGGAGATCGAGACCCTGCGCCGCCGATACGAGTCCGTGCCCGAAGAAATCGTGAGTGCGGGCGCCGCCGCCGGCGTGATGTCCGCGCCCGACGTCAAACTGGCCGGGATGGCGCTGATCGCGATGCTGACTGGCGTGAACACGTGGTTCCGCGATGGCGGGCGACTGGATCGCGCCGCCGTCGAGGCGATCTATGCCGACATGGCGCGCGGCATGGTGGGCGCGTGA
- the efp gene encoding elongation factor P encodes MPKINGNEIRPGNVLEHDGHLWSAVKVDHVKPGKGGAFAQVEMKNLRNGSKLNERFRSADKVERVRLEQKDQQFLYESDGKLVFMDTTTYDQVELDADILGERRPFLQDGMMVVVEYYDEEALNATLPQKVTCKIVETEPVVKGQTAANSFKPALLDNGVRVMVPPFVGQDEDIVVNTETMEYSERA; translated from the coding sequence ATGCCCAAGATCAACGGCAACGAAATCCGTCCCGGTAACGTCCTCGAGCATGACGGCCATCTGTGGTCGGCCGTGAAGGTCGATCACGTCAAGCCCGGCAAGGGCGGCGCCTTCGCGCAGGTCGAGATGAAGAACCTGCGCAATGGCTCGAAGCTCAATGAACGCTTCCGCTCGGCCGACAAGGTCGAACGCGTCCGGCTGGAGCAGAAGGACCAGCAGTTCCTTTATGAAAGCGACGGCAAGCTCGTGTTCATGGATACGACGACCTACGATCAGGTCGAGCTCGATGCCGACATCCTAGGCGAGCGACGGCCCTTCCTGCAGGACGGGATGATGGTCGTGGTCGAATATTACGACGAAGAGGCCCTGAACGCGACGCTACCGCAGAAGGTCACCTGCAAGATCGTCGAGACCGAGCCAGTCGTGAAGGGTCAGACGGCGGCCAACAGCTTCAAGCCTGCGCTTCTCGACAACGGCGTGCGCGTGATGGTGCCCCCCTTCGTCGGTCAGGACGAGGATATCGTCGTCAACACCGAGACGATGGAATATTCCGAACGCGCCTGA
- a CDS encoding DUF6280 family protein: MTDFVDATAFNFEQGQRARKLFAAVVLAALDDAISDDKKYGNGPEQIARWARSRDGREVLSCAGIDPNERVVSGLMEFVSRGVRTSVALSREESERRQAAEMAEAAEAA, translated from the coding sequence ATGACCGATTTCGTCGATGCCACGGCGTTCAATTTCGAACAGGGGCAGCGTGCGCGCAAGCTCTTCGCTGCCGTCGTTCTTGCCGCGCTGGACGACGCGATCTCCGATGACAAGAAATACGGCAATGGCCCCGAGCAGATCGCCCGCTGGGCGCGCTCGCGCGATGGCCGCGAAGTTCTGTCCTGCGCAGGCATCGACCCGAACGAGCGGGTCGTCTCAGGCCTGATGGAATTCGTCAGCCGCGGTGTCCGGACCTCGGTCGCCCTCTCCCGCGAGGAGAGCGAGCGCCGCCAGGCCGCCGAGATGGCCGAGGCCGCCGAAGCCGCCTGA